One Acinetobacter pullicarnis genomic region harbors:
- a CDS encoding type VI secretion system Vgr family protein: MLNTISSVLAQLGLTTENRAIHIQFSNSSLNQQVYLQRIDGQHGLNQGFKAQLICLANNAHIQLKQFIGCQVAVDIISDLGQLLRSTGIITEAAAGASDGALTIYKLSVEDATSLWQKRRNSRVFMNKSVVEVIETLFKEWQQNNSLFAASLSLDLSGVTQDYDVRPFIMQNLESDYDFLTRLMRQEGISWLIDEAQLMVDRLTDPIQPQKLRLIDDNSQYQALARRSIRFHRSSATERQDSMRSLIAQRSLQPTAVHVQRWQADVLDYDVGAGQVQSTQKHSENIDNDGLFLEQAWHFSPAWMQDLNGADQATASGNRQVERINQNLSNYYNAQSKQFIAQTTVRDAQVGYWFELNEHPEIDSHEGADKEFLIVSKTFYNQNNLPKDLDLLFKQLLNQSLLKVEQDKILNNDAERQGNTLVLQRRNIAMPPEYNPLQHRPAAHPQRARVVGPTGETIHVDEWGRIKVRFLFARAENHSHDGGAGTNDNDTDSAWVDVLTPWAGEGYGARFLPRVGEIVVIDFFDGNIDRPFVLGRIHEAQRSPTQFDVKGQLPATHKLSGIRSQEIGGGGFGQLRFDDTTGQISSQLQSSHGATQLNLGNLSHPKDQAESDGRGDGFELRTDQWGALRAGRGLLISTHAQDQAGGVHLEASTAKQQLESNLNSAKALSEVAKHQQTDPLETLDQLKGFIDHLSQQDPKKAAEFKSAVMILASADSMTLSAQADLHLSSAGQISHSAGESINLSTQKSLLAHASSKISLFAAQQGARLMAAKGKVEIQAQGDGMDLIARQGIKITSTEDRIEISSPKEIQLTAGGSQLSLNDAGVFFTTNMTFLCKAGQHVFTSAAAVNPPAIDLPDCSAKQTQAAQNGSAKVEL; encoded by the coding sequence ATGCTAAATACAATTTCGAGTGTACTCGCGCAACTCGGTTTAACGACTGAAAATCGTGCCATCCATATCCAGTTTTCCAATTCAAGCCTGAATCAGCAAGTCTATTTGCAGCGCATTGATGGGCAACATGGCTTAAATCAAGGTTTTAAAGCACAACTGATTTGTCTCGCAAACAATGCGCATATTCAATTAAAACAATTTATTGGCTGCCAAGTTGCAGTTGATATCATTTCCGATCTAGGGCAGTTATTGCGAAGTACGGGCATCATCACCGAAGCGGCAGCGGGTGCTTCAGATGGCGCGCTCACTATTTATAAACTCAGTGTGGAAGATGCGACTTCCCTTTGGCAGAAACGTCGTAATAGCCGAGTATTTATGAATAAGTCAGTGGTCGAGGTGATTGAAACCTTGTTTAAAGAGTGGCAGCAAAATAACAGCTTATTTGCAGCCAGTTTAAGCCTTGATCTTAGTGGGGTGACGCAAGATTATGATGTGCGTCCATTTATTATGCAGAACCTCGAATCTGATTATGACTTTTTAACCCGTTTAATGCGCCAAGAAGGGATCAGTTGGTTAATTGATGAAGCACAACTGATGGTGGATCGTCTGACTGACCCAATTCAGCCACAGAAGTTACGCTTGATCGATGACAATAGCCAATACCAAGCCTTAGCACGTCGAAGTATTCGCTTTCATCGGAGTAGTGCAACTGAACGGCAAGACAGTATGCGCAGTTTAATTGCGCAACGATCATTGCAACCGACAGCCGTGCATGTACAGCGTTGGCAGGCCGATGTGCTCGATTATGATGTTGGCGCAGGTCAGGTGCAGAGCACACAAAAGCACAGTGAAAATATTGATAATGATGGTCTTTTTCTAGAGCAAGCATGGCATTTTAGTCCGGCATGGATGCAAGATTTAAACGGTGCCGATCAGGCAACAGCATCGGGGAATCGTCAGGTTGAACGTATCAATCAAAATTTATCCAATTATTATAATGCGCAGTCGAAACAGTTTATTGCACAAACCACGGTGCGGGATGCGCAAGTCGGTTATTGGTTTGAGTTGAATGAACATCCAGAAATAGATTCACATGAAGGTGCCGATAAAGAATTTCTGATCGTCTCTAAAACATTTTATAACCAAAACAACCTCCCCAAAGATTTAGATCTGCTGTTTAAACAACTGCTTAATCAGAGTTTACTTAAGGTTGAGCAAGATAAAATTTTAAACAATGATGCAGAACGTCAAGGCAATACTTTGGTTTTACAGCGCCGTAATATTGCCATGCCGCCCGAATATAACCCTTTGCAACATCGACCCGCAGCCCATCCACAACGTGCTCGCGTGGTCGGTCCAACTGGTGAAACCATCCATGTTGATGAATGGGGGCGGATTAAAGTTCGGTTTCTCTTTGCCCGTGCTGAAAATCATAGCCACGATGGTGGTGCAGGCACAAATGACAACGATACCGACTCGGCTTGGGTCGATGTATTAACGCCATGGGCAGGTGAGGGCTATGGCGCACGCTTCTTACCGCGTGTAGGCGAGATCGTGGTGATTGATTTCTTTGACGGCAATATTGACCGACCGTTTGTGCTTGGACGAATTCATGAAGCACAGCGCTCACCGACGCAATTTGATGTCAAAGGTCAATTACCTGCAACGCATAAACTCAGCGGTATCCGTTCGCAAGAAATCGGTGGTGGCGGTTTTGGCCAACTACGTTTTGACGATACCACGGGACAAATCAGCAGCCAATTGCAAAGCAGTCATGGTGCAACCCAGCTTAATCTAGGTAACTTAAGCCATCCCAAAGACCAAGCTGAAAGTGATGGTCGTGGTGATGGTTTTGAACTCAGAACCGACCAATGGGGGGCATTACGTGCGGGGCGTGGGCTACTCATCTCGACCCATGCACAAGATCAAGCGGGCGGGGTACATCTAGAGGCCAGTACCGCAAAGCAACAGCTTGAAAGTAATCTCAATAGCGCAAAAGCACTCAGCGAAGTAGCAAAGCATCAACAAACGGATCCCCTCGAAACCCTAGACCAACTCAAAGGGTTTATTGATCATCTTTCCCAACAAGATCCTAAAAAAGCAGCAGAATTTAAATCAGCAGTGATGATTTTGGCTTCAGCCGATAGCATGACCTTGAGTGCGCAAGCCGATCTACATCTATCTTCCGCTGGGCAAATTAGTCACAGTGCTGGAGAAAGTATTAATTTAAGTACGCAAAAATCATTGCTCGCACATGCCAGTTCTAAAATTAGTTTATTCGCTGCACAACAAGGCGCGCGATTGATGGCAGCCAAAGGCAAAGTCGAAATTCAAGCCCAAGGTGATGGCATGGATCTGATCGCCCGCCAAGGCATAAAAATCACCTCAACAGAAGATCGAATCGAGATTAGCAGCCCCAAAGAAATTCAGCTGACGGCAGGTGGTTCACAACTCAGCCTAAATGATGCTGGCGTTTTTTTTACCACCAATATGACCTTTTTGTGTAAGGCGGGGCAGCATGTTTTTACGTCCGCTGCTGCTGTAAACCCACCAGCTATAGATTTGCCAGATTGTTCTGCTAAACAAACCCAAGCGGCACAGAATGGCTCAGCAAAAGTGGAGTTATAA
- a CDS encoding putative type VI secretion system effector yields MIFNNANQILEEFIAELFIVEGEITDLITRQTLENLNAKGQSHASAIAAGSALLGQLGSAALAGIAASDYGVDVSEFAIELTDHAGVKHLFKGCFPEVVFKKGDQVKVIAHPFKTDYSYVLAIIDIKHNYMWTSQQVERGRYRYRIFGMKLIVWSSFFILFVVFVVDFLNANSIDEMLFSEMHIQITSLVWILISLFIGWRVGASFDEQSIELEAILKKLGFYKPTMMSLNKYSIFSTEPANNQLNERWKDYTYRIDLAQKDDAEKYGKK; encoded by the coding sequence ATGATTTTCAATAATGCCAATCAAATATTAGAAGAATTTATAGCAGAGCTATTTATTGTGGAGGGGGAAATTACCGACTTAATCACCCGTCAAACCTTAGAGAATTTGAATGCAAAAGGACAATCGCATGCCAGTGCAATTGCAGCAGGTTCCGCATTGCTAGGTCAACTCGGCAGCGCTGCTTTAGCTGGTATTGCTGCCAGTGATTATGGGGTCGACGTTAGTGAGTTTGCGATAGAACTGACAGATCATGCTGGGGTGAAGCATCTTTTTAAAGGTTGCTTTCCTGAAGTCGTATTTAAAAAAGGTGATCAGGTTAAAGTCATTGCACACCCTTTTAAAACTGATTATAGCTATGTTTTAGCAATTATAGATATTAAACATAATTATATGTGGACCAGTCAACAAGTAGAAAGAGGTCGTTATAGATATCGAATATTTGGTATGAAATTAATTGTTTGGTCCAGTTTTTTTATATTGTTTGTCGTATTTGTTGTTGATTTCCTTAATGCTAATTCTATTGATGAAATGTTATTTAGCGAAATGCATATACAAATAACGAGTTTAGTTTGGATCTTAATCTCCTTATTTATAGGTTGGCGGGTAGGTGCAAGTTTTGATGAGCAAAGTATCGAATTGGAAGCTATTCTTAAAAAGCTCGGGTTTTATAAACCAACCATGATGAGTTTAAATAAATATTCTATTTTTTCGACTGAGCCAGCTAATAATCAACTTAATGAGCGTTGGAAAGACTATACCTACCGCATCGATCTTGCTCAAAAGGATGATGCTGAAAAATATGGGAAGAAATAA
- a CDS encoding putative type VI secretion system effector — MVFNKINKLLEEFIAELFIVEGEITDLITRQTLENLNAKGQSHASAIAVGSTLLGQLGSAALVGIAASDDGVNVSEFAIELTDTNGVKHFFKGCFPEVVFKKGDQVKVIAHPFKTDYGYVSAIIDIKNNYMWTSQQVERGRYRYRIFGMKLMGGGGVFVLFVFLVMDYFNREYFTQMFIFDIEMLIPILFLNIIFLFIGWRVGASFDEQSVELEGILKKLGFYKPTVISLNDYTIFSVKKRNKEKDIKYPDRWEQYTYRIDLAQKDDAEKYGKK, encoded by the coding sequence ATGGTTTTTAATAAAATAAATAAATTATTAGAAGAGTTTATCGCAGAGCTATTTATTGTTGAAGGTGAGATTACTGACTTAATCACCCGTCAAACCTTAGAGAATTTGAATGCAAAAGGACAATCGCATGCCAGTGCAATCGCGGTAGGTTCTACACTGTTAGGTCAACTTGGCAGCGCTGCCTTAGTTGGTATTGCTGCCAGTGATGATGGGGTCAACGTTAGTGAGTTTGCGATAGAACTGACAGATACGAATGGAGTTAAACATTTTTTTAAAGGTTGCTTTCCTGAGGTGGTGTTTAAAAAAGGTGATCAGGTCAAAGTCATTGCACACCCCTTTAAAACAGATTATGGCTATGTCTCTGCGATTATTGATATTAAAAATAACTATATGTGGACCAGTCAACAAGTAGAAAGAGGTCGTTATAGATATCGAATATTTGGTATGAAATTAATGGGGGGGGGAGGGGTATTTGTTTTATTTGTTTTTTTAGTGATGGATTATTTTAATAGAGAATATTTTACTCAAATGTTTATTTTTGATATTGAAATGCTAATACCAATATTGTTTTTAAATATAATATTTTTATTCATTGGCTGGCGAGTGGGAGCAAGTTTTGATGAGCAAAGTGTTGAATTAGAAGGAATACTAAAAAAGCTCGGGTTTTATAAACCAACAGTTATAAGCCTAAATGATTACACGATATTTAGTGTGAAAAAAAGAAATAAAGAAAAGGATATTAAATATCCAGATCGATGGGAGCAATATACCTACCGTATCGATCTTGCTCAAAAAGATGATGCTGAAAAATATGGTAAGAAATAA
- a CDS encoding DUF4123 domain-containing protein encodes MLIKKIMNRPLDEKEIWEDMLGVYKKFQHIIILIDSTLDESFLADFIQALNQDEAYHLSVAKHSKKSFIYILRLEKLNQLEEIKSDLIFCIQQNFNTHNDRYLVCGYGASQYSLDVLGYKVTKSIALNDLGQPVFFRWFDPRVLIYLNHILDDARLLSVLNIFEHWAFYHVSGQYQVDQANKPHIKAQSILINQSESIDLDLIEISNLAYQQSFHLEGLRQEAIEPTHIFKAIQTAYQKYQIKNNIDLIAYALYSIAIHPQFMQHPTIIDVLAQNWIERDAAEAFTAAMNGVSEDWWGTIRNELLSEEGCLNE; translated from the coding sequence ATGCTCATTAAAAAAATAATGAATAGGCCACTGGACGAGAAAGAAATTTGGGAAGATATGCTTGGGGTTTATAAAAAATTCCAACATATTATTATATTGATAGACAGCACGTTAGATGAAAGTTTTTTAGCCGACTTTATCCAAGCTTTGAATCAGGATGAGGCATATCATTTATCAGTTGCTAAACACAGTAAAAAGAGTTTCATTTATATTTTAAGATTGGAGAAACTTAATCAATTAGAAGAAATCAAAAGTGATCTTATTTTTTGTATTCAACAAAATTTTAATACACATAATGATCGATATCTTGTTTGTGGTTATGGTGCATCCCAATATTCGCTTGATGTACTTGGCTATAAAGTTACTAAATCCATCGCCCTCAATGATCTGGGGCAACCGGTTTTTTTTAGATGGTTTGATCCAAGAGTACTTATTTACTTAAATCATATTTTAGATGATGCACGGTTGTTGTCGGTATTGAATATCTTTGAGCATTGGGCATTTTATCATGTGAGTGGTCAATACCAAGTAGATCAAGCGAATAAACCGCATATTAAAGCTCAAAGCATACTGATTAATCAAAGTGAATCTATTGATTTAGATTTAATTGAAATAAGTAATTTAGCCTATCAACAAAGCTTTCATTTAGAAGGTTTAAGGCAAGAGGCAATAGAACCAACCCATATTTTTAAAGCGATTCAAACGGCCTATCAAAAATATCAAATCAAAAATAATATCGATCTCATTGCCTATGCGTTGTATAGCATTGCGATACATCCACAGTTTATGCAGCACCCAACTATCATTGATGTTTTAGCGCAAAACTGGATTGAACGTGATGCCGCAGAAGCTTTTACTGCTGCCATGAATGGTGTATCGGAAGATTGGTGGGGCACGATTAGAAATGAACTTCTGAGTGAAGAAGGGTGTTTAAATGAATGA
- a CDS encoding T6SS effector BTH_I2691 family protein — MNDKNKLNKKYYDPENTGGLTKRLEKEQKLKEISSPDNTISDLSKKILATNLNNNTKQKKCSTFCRSEGFHILPLRYAITQKNASSMPANLGDKVKNISLTHSKYVVEMLDSGYVYQLILRSSGKKEWWAYKVTPLGYLSLFPIGKEVPVTVPEFACQSANHKFNGSVITVPNNPNDLEKTTYILYSHVELTQNKIKELENNPNGFASKGIWQKIDIAAWKGGTHSQPHCLNNTNLKSSIFNINRFGDRISQALKQFDALPNEYAGIALFDPIGISVNLNDYRNEAYISVDEFLALKDRSGLSNQRKLDAVQRIDTLKGSLNQKLENRLKDNAKLDADTRPYLDSRDQRKIDIMDKQIQAAQKRGDADEVKELQRSRQVAIEDHARLMKKRTEQVTVMNKHSENGIKADFQTVEDNVDLKAVADFKKEVAVKLDNAMEVANQRAQDHLNWINSDSLLSALDIYDTKDLKNGCAFKAHIASLLSGMEGATASENKLDSWIKKPSFERKNLFIRGLYSNQDAAKALHEQVVSQATDTTAVGIKTLKGVVDFLKKTDSAWDEWARVHTVVDKNGNPTKLKGNILFTGVEKRVMLFTSNFARAVFRAGMGTQAERVFVKAISQKLLFVQMGDLAEKLRFDELVHRLDPEKQGPSSIKLSPEFGQRVGPQVAANAKAATLNSLDVLIDDAIVKKGELPKKIEAVIGKDMKDATNNYHQVRASGILVLLEVINLTTALESGKYKSIEQVAALVASVSGLFAFGLDIFYGLAKGVREVAAQSSYTAAGAASTRGAANIQRGAIKFAAVGFSTIAGSITAWLDYSKKQEQENKVGESNKKLEQIYLVRSISGGFTAFLGVLSTLTYIGPVVNYVSRIGTSPIIARLGATQLVTILTKDAIRMGVLRGIAWLSGVGLILTITEIGVLIYMNLTQLSRWCEYCTFRKVASNQIMSEKQEIEDFQKLLA; from the coding sequence ATGAATGATAAAAATAAATTAAATAAAAAATATTATGACCCCGAAAATACTGGTGGTCTCACCAAAAGACTAGAAAAGGAACAAAAACTAAAAGAGATTTCCTCACCTGACAATACCATTTCAGATTTATCGAAAAAGATATTAGCGACCAACTTAAACAATAATACAAAGCAAAAAAAATGCTCAACATTTTGCCGAAGTGAAGGTTTTCATATTTTGCCCTTAAGATATGCGATTACCCAGAAAAATGCTTCGAGCATGCCTGCAAATCTAGGTGATAAAGTTAAAAATATTAGCCTGACACATTCTAAATATGTCGTTGAAATGTTGGATTCTGGCTATGTTTACCAGTTAATCCTGCGAAGTTCTGGGAAAAAAGAATGGTGGGCTTATAAAGTGACACCGCTTGGTTATTTATCTCTGTTTCCCATTGGCAAAGAAGTGCCAGTGACTGTGCCAGAATTTGCATGTCAGTCTGCCAATCATAAATTCAATGGCTCAGTTATTACGGTTCCAAACAATCCTAATGATTTAGAAAAAACTACTTATATTCTCTATTCGCATGTTGAGCTGACCCAAAATAAAATTAAAGAGTTAGAAAATAATCCAAATGGATTTGCCAGTAAGGGAATATGGCAAAAAATTGATATTGCTGCATGGAAAGGGGGAACTCATAGTCAACCGCATTGTTTAAATAATACAAACTTGAAGTCTTCGATTTTTAATATTAATCGCTTTGGTGATCGAATAAGTCAAGCACTGAAACAGTTTGATGCTTTACCCAATGAATATGCAGGGATTGCCTTATTTGACCCAATTGGAATTAGCGTTAATTTAAATGATTATCGCAACGAAGCTTATATTTCGGTCGATGAGTTCTTGGCATTAAAAGATCGAAGTGGCCTGAGTAATCAACGAAAATTAGATGCAGTACAGCGGATAGATACATTAAAAGGCTCACTGAATCAAAAATTAGAAAATCGATTAAAAGATAACGCAAAGCTTGATGCAGATACACGACCTTATCTAGACAGCCGGGATCAACGAAAAATAGATATTATGGATAAGCAAATTCAAGCTGCACAAAAACGTGGAGATGCAGATGAAGTAAAGGAATTACAGCGTAGTAGACAAGTTGCCATAGAAGATCATGCGCGATTAATGAAAAAAAGAACTGAGCAAGTTACGGTAATGAATAAGCACTCAGAGAATGGCATAAAAGCAGACTTTCAAACTGTTGAAGATAATGTTGATCTTAAAGCGGTAGCAGATTTCAAAAAGGAAGTAGCGGTCAAGTTAGATAATGCAATGGAGGTTGCAAATCAACGTGCTCAAGATCATTTAAACTGGATTAATTCAGATAGTCTACTGAGTGCTTTAGATATTTATGACACGAAAGATTTAAAAAATGGTTGTGCTTTTAAAGCGCATATTGCCTCTTTGCTGTCTGGGATGGAGGGGGCAACAGCCTCTGAAAATAAATTAGATAGTTGGATAAAAAAACCTAGCTTTGAAAGGAAAAATTTATTTATTCGTGGTTTATACAGTAATCAAGATGCAGCCAAAGCACTGCATGAGCAAGTTGTTAGTCAAGCTACGGATACGACTGCTGTCGGAATTAAGACGTTAAAAGGTGTAGTCGACTTTTTAAAGAAAACCGATTCTGCATGGGATGAATGGGCACGGGTACATACTGTCGTTGATAAAAATGGTAATCCCACCAAACTGAAAGGCAATATTCTTTTTACGGGTGTAGAAAAAAGAGTGATGTTATTTACCTCTAATTTTGCGCGTGCTGTATTTAGAGCAGGTATGGGGACACAGGCAGAACGTGTGTTTGTCAAAGCAATTTCACAGAAGTTACTTTTTGTACAAATGGGAGATTTGGCTGAGAAGCTAAGGTTTGACGAGTTGGTACATCGTCTTGATCCTGAAAAACAGGGTCCCAGTTCAATTAAATTGAGTCCTGAATTTGGGCAACGTGTAGGGCCTCAGGTTGCAGCCAATGCCAAAGCAGCAACGTTGAATTCCTTAGATGTATTAATTGATGATGCCATAGTGAAAAAAGGGGAGCTTCCTAAAAAAATAGAGGCTGTGATTGGTAAGGATATGAAAGATGCCACCAATAACTATCATCAGGTTCGAGCATCGGGCATCTTAGTCTTATTGGAAGTGATTAACCTCACTACTGCACTTGAATCAGGGAAATATAAAAGTATAGAGCAAGTTGCAGCATTGGTTGCCTCTGTTTCTGGCCTATTTGCATTTGGTCTCGATATTTTCTATGGACTTGCAAAAGGCGTAAGAGAAGTTGCAGCACAAAGTAGTTATACCGCAGCTGGTGCTGCTTCAACCCGTGGTGCAGCAAATATTCAACGTGGTGCAATAAAGTTCGCAGCCGTAGGTTTTAGTACCATCGCAGGAAGTATTACTGCATGGCTGGATTATTCCAAAAAACAAGAACAAGAAAATAAAGTAGGAGAATCAAATAAAAAATTGGAACAGATTTATTTAGTGAGAAGTATTAGTGGAGGCTTTACTGCCTTTTTGGGAGTTCTTTCAACACTGACGTATATCGGTCCAGTTGTAAACTATGTTAGCCGTATCGGCACAAGCCCCATAATTGCACGTTTAGGAGCTACTCAGTTAGTAACAATATTAACTAAAGATGCAATTAGAATGGGGGTGCTAAGAGGAATTGCTTGGTTAAGTGGGGTTGGTTTAATTCTCACTATTACCGAAATCGGCGTTCTAATCTATATGAATTTGACTCAATTAAGCCGTTGGTGTGAATACTGCACTTTTAGAAAAGTTGCAAGTAACCAAATTATGTCTGAAAAACAAGAAATAGAAGATTTTCAAAAATTATTAGCTTAA